In one Bacillus thuringiensis genomic region, the following are encoded:
- a CDS encoding GNAT family N-acetyltransferase, translated as MGNVEKLASLLIEEPKREQLFPLFEEVFGITTQTLNDFSDKGYWDDTYKALSFLQEDKVIANVAAFSLPLLINGEKINAAGIQSVMTHPNFRRQGLMTQLMSKMIEEIDKKCECALLFTEKPELYTAFGFKVVQEYLMTIPYDKNINNNHSLLKKLDFYNIENRQLIHETIDSSQRLSNSFSTLNFHPSFYLNMYDSEWNEKLYYSEKLDALIVYEVDNEKLKLFGVFAPVLPVLDELCGEINERFTEIEFYFSPDQLGVEDVQFTELQSSKYLMVRSDKELDFKGYKFPVLAEF; from the coding sequence ATGGGGAATGTTGAAAAATTGGCAAGTCTTCTAATAGAAGAACCGAAAAGAGAGCAGTTATTTCCTTTATTTGAAGAAGTGTTTGGAATTACAACTCAAACATTGAATGATTTTTCGGATAAAGGATATTGGGATGATACATATAAAGCTTTATCATTTTTACAAGAAGATAAAGTGATTGCAAATGTTGCGGCATTTTCACTCCCATTATTAATTAATGGTGAAAAAATAAATGCGGCGGGTATTCAATCAGTAATGACACACCCTAATTTCCGTAGACAAGGGCTAATGACACAATTAATGAGTAAAATGATAGAAGAAATTGATAAGAAATGTGAATGTGCATTATTGTTTACGGAAAAACCTGAACTATATACAGCATTTGGATTTAAAGTTGTGCAGGAATATTTGATGACTATACCATATGATAAAAATATTAATAATAACCATTCACTACTTAAAAAGTTAGATTTCTATAATATAGAGAATAGACAGTTAATACATGAAACTATTGATAGTAGCCAAAGACTTTCAAATAGTTTTTCAACTTTAAACTTCCATCCTTCATTTTATTTGAATATGTATGATTCAGAATGGAATGAGAAACTGTATTATTCAGAGAAACTAGATGCTTTAATCGTTTATGAAGTAGACAATGAAAAGTTGAAATTATTTGGAGTATTTGCGCCAGTACTTCCGGTTTTAGATGAATTATGTGGAGAAATCAATGAAAGGTTTACGGAAATCGAATTTTATTTTTCTCCGGATCAATTAGGGGTTGAGGATGTACAGTTTACAGAATTACAGTCTAGCAAGTATTTAATGGTTCGAAGTGATAAAGAGTTAGATTTTAAAGGTTATAAATTCCCAGTATTAGCGGAGTTTTAA
- a CDS encoding LysR family transcriptional regulator: MISIELRQLEYFLAVSKELHFTKAAEKLNISQPSLSQQIRALEHEVGMPLFDRIGKKISLTEAGKILLSHSKTIFHEVEQARSAIQDLNGLQQGSLTIGALLTVVNYLLPPAILNFNNLYPNIELSVLGLRTGDIRKKLLQNELHIGITFLPVQDKEIISIPLYKSDLTLVVPTGHRLAERNHVSIAELQNYPLILLPKNFFLTELITSYCQKFNFKPRPILEISTMESLIQMVSKGMGITVLPKPYIDFLQNNNIQAIKIENPTPTIEIGLIYRKDKYMCAATQEFIEQLKSTVSSFQN; the protein is encoded by the coding sequence GTGATTTCAATCGAATTACGACAACTTGAATACTTTTTAGCTGTTTCAAAAGAATTACATTTCACAAAAGCAGCTGAGAAATTAAATATTTCACAGCCTTCTCTAAGTCAACAAATACGTGCATTAGAGCATGAAGTAGGAATGCCACTTTTCGATCGAATTGGTAAAAAAATATCTCTAACTGAAGCAGGGAAGATTTTATTATCACATAGTAAAACCATTTTTCATGAAGTCGAACAAGCTCGTTCAGCTATTCAAGACCTAAACGGATTACAGCAAGGTTCCTTAACAATAGGGGCTTTGTTAACCGTTGTAAATTACTTACTACCACCAGCTATTTTAAATTTTAATAATTTATATCCTAATATAGAGCTTTCTGTATTAGGGCTTCGTACAGGAGATATTCGTAAAAAATTATTACAAAACGAACTACATATTGGAATTACATTTCTCCCAGTGCAAGATAAAGAGATTATCTCTATCCCTCTATACAAAAGCGATCTTACATTAGTCGTGCCCACTGGTCATCGATTAGCTGAACGTAATCATGTATCTATTGCTGAATTACAGAACTATCCTTTAATTCTTTTACCTAAAAATTTCTTTTTAACCGAACTAATTACATCTTATTGTCAAAAATTCAACTTTAAACCAAGACCAATTTTAGAAATTAGCACGATGGAATCTTTAATCCAAATGGTTTCCAAAGGAATGGGAATTACAGTGTTACCCAAACCATATATAGACTTTTTACAAAATAATAACATTCAAGCTATTAAAATAGAAAACCCTACTCCAACAATTGAAATAGGGTTAATTTATAGAAAAGATAAATATATGTGTGCTGCAACTCAAGAATTTATTGAACAACTAAAAAGCACAGTAAGTTCTTTCCAAAACTAA
- a CDS encoding ABC transporter ATP-binding protein, with product MKSFRKLLQYLKPYMFFAIIGPLFMVLEVAMDLIQPTIMQHIIDVGIANRDLNYVIKMGLLMIGAAALGLVGGLGCMMYSTKAAVNFATDIRKDVFATIETFSSNNRYSFGTGKLLTIVTNDITSIQSAMTMTLRVLVRGPLLFIGSIIIVFVTARELFPILLVVIPILLLAIILIASKASGTFKKVQEALDKVNTKLQENLSGVRVIKAYVRQKYEIAQFGNVNTNLTKINIRAVQLISLMMPIIMLVVSGGIVATLWIGGEKVFNGTLQVGAILAFINYLNIILMSLMSISMVFIQIARAFPSADRVQQVLNTEVDIISGANAIEPEKIEGNIQFKNVSYSYTKNNEYVLKDISFSIQKGEKVGIIGSTGSGKSTLAKLLPRLYDVDQGEICIDGIDVKTYDLQKLRASIGFVPQKALLFSGSIEENLRYGKEDATHDELEVAAASACATEFINKLGESYQYNLTQGATNLSGGQKQRLSIARALVRKPPILILDDSTSAVDAKSEATIQTALKTKYKGTTTLLIASKISSIMDADKILVLDNGELVGNGTHEQLLEQSEVYQEIYLSQGGNLHKEGGEEHA from the coding sequence ATGAAATCATTTCGTAAGTTATTACAGTATTTAAAACCATACATGTTCTTCGCTATTATTGGACCGCTATTTATGGTACTTGAGGTTGCGATGGACTTAATTCAACCGACTATTATGCAACATATCATTGATGTTGGGATTGCAAATCGGGATTTAAATTATGTAATAAAAATGGGGCTTCTTATGATAGGAGCAGCAGCACTCGGTTTAGTTGGAGGGCTTGGGTGTATGATGTATTCTACAAAAGCAGCTGTTAATTTCGCTACAGACATACGAAAAGATGTGTTTGCGACAATAGAAACATTTTCTAGTAATAATCGTTATTCATTTGGAACAGGTAAATTATTAACGATTGTGACGAATGATATCACTTCCATCCAATCGGCAATGACAATGACATTACGTGTTCTCGTTCGTGGTCCGCTGTTGTTTATTGGAAGTATAATTATTGTTTTTGTAACAGCGCGAGAGTTATTTCCAATATTACTTGTAGTTATTCCAATTTTATTACTTGCGATTATTTTAATTGCAAGCAAAGCAAGTGGTACATTTAAAAAGGTGCAAGAGGCATTAGACAAAGTCAATACAAAGTTACAAGAAAATTTATCTGGTGTGCGTGTTATAAAAGCGTATGTAAGACAAAAATATGAAATCGCTCAATTTGGAAATGTAAATACAAATTTAACGAAGATAAATATTCGAGCTGTGCAGCTTATTTCTTTAATGATGCCAATCATTATGCTAGTTGTAAGTGGCGGGATTGTCGCAACATTATGGATTGGTGGAGAAAAAGTATTCAATGGAACGCTTCAAGTAGGAGCGATTTTGGCATTTATTAATTACTTGAATATCATTTTAATGTCACTTATGTCGATTAGCATGGTATTTATTCAAATTGCGCGAGCTTTTCCATCTGCGGATCGTGTACAGCAAGTGTTAAATACAGAGGTTGATATTATAAGCGGAGCGAATGCGATCGAACCTGAGAAAATCGAGGGGAATATTCAATTTAAAAATGTTAGTTATAGCTATACGAAAAATAATGAATACGTTTTAAAAGATATTTCGTTTAGCATACAAAAAGGTGAAAAAGTAGGGATTATTGGATCGACTGGAAGTGGTAAATCTACCTTAGCGAAGCTGTTACCACGTCTATATGATGTTGATCAAGGTGAAATATGTATAGATGGAATAGATGTTAAAACATATGATTTGCAAAAACTCCGTGCTTCAATAGGGTTTGTACCTCAGAAGGCTTTGTTGTTCTCAGGTAGTATAGAAGAGAATTTACGTTATGGTAAAGAAGATGCAACACATGATGAGCTGGAAGTAGCAGCTGCATCAGCTTGTGCGACTGAGTTTATCAATAAGCTGGGAGAATCTTATCAATATAATTTAACACAAGGTGCGACAAATTTATCAGGTGGACAAAAACAACGTCTATCAATTGCAAGGGCACTTGTGAGAAAACCACCGATTCTCATATTAGATGATTCTACATCAGCAGTTGATGCGAAATCAGAGGCTACTATTCAAACAGCTTTAAAAACAAAATATAAAGGCACAACGACTTTATTAATTGCGTCCAAAATTTCTTCCATAATGGATGCGGATAAAATACTTGTATTAGATAATGGTGAATTAGTTGGCAATGGTACACATGAACAATTATTAGAACAAAGTGAGGTTTATCAGGAAATTTATCTTTCCCAAGGTGGTAATTTGCATAAAGAAGGTGGGGAAGAACATGCGTAA
- a CDS encoding DUF1349 domain-containing protein — protein sequence MNISYIPESIEQLTIMNVPEYYKINDNHAFIVRSKAETDFWLKTHYGFEVMNGHVFYNEMMTDFQAEVQLRMNPNSKFDQAGLFVMISENCWLKTSLEYIPDGPSHLGAVVTNNGYSDWSTQDYPTEAAKQQLRFRIIRKRGDYTIYVKKSHQWEQIRIAHLMEDIGNEPIKIGFYTCSPSKNKGFETEFLNFTIEEI from the coding sequence ATGAATATATCGTATATACCAGAAAGTATTGAGCAACTCACTATAATGAATGTACCTGAATACTATAAAATTAATGACAATCATGCGTTTATTGTCCGTTCGAAAGCAGAAACCGATTTTTGGCTTAAAACACATTATGGTTTTGAAGTAATGAATGGTCATGTATTTTATAATGAGATGATGACAGACTTTCAAGCTGAAGTTCAGTTACGTATGAATCCAAATTCAAAATTCGATCAAGCAGGTCTTTTTGTTATGATTTCGGAGAACTGTTGGCTGAAAACTTCATTAGAATATATTCCAGATGGTCCATCTCACTTAGGTGCTGTCGTAACGAATAATGGATATTCTGACTGGTCAACGCAAGATTATCCAACTGAAGCAGCTAAGCAACAACTTCGTTTTCGCATTATTCGAAAACGCGGTGATTATACAATATATGTGAAAAAGAGCCATCAATGGGAACAAATAAGAATCGCTCATTTAATGGAGGATATAGGGAATGAGCCTATTAAAATAGGTTTTTACACGTGTAGTCCTTCTAAAAATAAGGGATTTGAGACTGAGTTTTTAAATTTTACAATTGAAGAAATATAG
- a CDS encoding MOSC domain-containing protein produces the protein MANEYQLLSLNIGLPKEVTYGGKVIHTGINKKQVKEPVYLSFVKFNGDGQADLVHHGGVDKAVCVYTGDHYPYWEKELNQDLVYGAFGENITVSGMSEEDVCIGDTFELGQAIVQVTQPRQPCFKLAKKYNIPKLPLYFQETGYTGFYFRVLKEGWVSSVDTLKRLQSDPKGVSVAFANRIMHKEKQNIEGVKRILEVNALSNSWRKSFEKRISGEEINTKERLEGIKE, from the coding sequence ATGGCTAATGAATATCAATTATTATCTTTAAATATAGGATTACCAAAAGAGGTTACATACGGCGGAAAGGTAATTCATACAGGCATAAATAAGAAACAAGTAAAGGAACCGGTATATTTATCCTTTGTAAAATTTAATGGGGATGGACAAGCTGACTTAGTTCATCATGGAGGAGTAGATAAAGCAGTTTGTGTTTATACTGGTGATCACTATCCATACTGGGAAAAAGAATTGAATCAAGATCTTGTATATGGGGCTTTCGGAGAAAATATAACAGTTAGTGGTATGAGCGAAGAGGATGTTTGTATTGGTGATACGTTTGAGCTAGGACAGGCAATCGTACAGGTAACACAACCAAGGCAACCTTGTTTTAAATTAGCAAAAAAATATAATATTCCAAAGTTACCACTATATTTTCAAGAAACAGGATATACAGGATTTTATTTTCGTGTATTAAAAGAAGGATGGGTATCATCAGTCGACACCTTAAAAAGACTACAGTCTGATCCAAAAGGTGTTTCAGTAGCATTCGCTAACCGTATTATGCATAAGGAAAAACAAAATATTGAAGGGGTAAAAAGGATATTAGAAGTAAATGCACTTTCAAATAGTTGGAGAAAGTCTTTTGAAAAGCGTATAAGTGGAGAAGAAATTAATACGAAGGAAAGACTTGAAGGGATAAAAGAATAA
- a CDS encoding ABC transporter ATP-binding protein: protein MRNFQGQFANKGGRNTPKMGKAKNAQGTVMRIWNYMGYQKAALMFVIFLVVVTTLLGLLGPYFMGVIIDQYIVPKDLSGTARMCMLLIAIYGVTVLLTWLQTFVMINVALKTIQKIRQDIFEKIQTLSLRFFDVRSQGDLMSRVTNDIDNLNQALTQSVVQIISSALTFIGVTIAMFALNWILAIVTLITVPIMFYVTKKLVAYSGKNFAKRQKDLGELNGFIEEAITGADVTTLYGKEKETVQNFNKINEQLRVSATKADTFSAFIFPSMNFINNLGMGLVIGTGSVMVLNGMTTVGVIAAFINYSRQFSRPLSQFATLMNTIQAAVAGGERVFEIMDEVPEIQNKKDAFVVQNLQGHVALENVSFGYAENKTILKEVSLKAQPGETIALVGPTGSGKTTIINLLTRFYDIQQGQIHIDEKDIKDYDINSLRSKIGVVLQDTYLFAGSIMDNIRYGRLDATDEEVITAAKAASAHSFIKHLPNQYETEIASEGSNLSQGQKQLLAIARAILADADILILDEATSNIDTRTELQIQAGLNNLMRGRTSFVIAHRLKTIEKADQILVIKDGRILERGDHESLMKDKGFYFDLYTSQFKI, encoded by the coding sequence ATGCGTAATTTTCAAGGGCAATTTGCTAATAAAGGTGGACGAAACACGCCAAAGATGGGGAAAGCTAAAAATGCTCAAGGAACTGTAATGCGGATATGGAACTATATGGGCTATCAAAAAGCTGCTCTTATGTTTGTTATATTTCTAGTCGTTGTTACTACTTTACTTGGATTATTAGGTCCCTATTTTATGGGAGTCATTATAGATCAATATATTGTACCGAAAGATTTAAGTGGTACAGCAAGAATGTGTATGTTACTTATCGCGATTTACGGTGTAACTGTACTTTTAACATGGTTACAAACATTTGTCATGATTAACGTTGCATTAAAAACAATTCAAAAAATAAGACAAGATATTTTTGAGAAAATCCAAACGCTTTCTTTACGGTTCTTTGATGTGCGTTCTCAAGGTGATTTAATGAGCCGGGTGACAAATGATATAGATAATTTGAATCAAGCTTTGACACAAAGTGTTGTACAAATTATTTCATCAGCGTTAACTTTTATAGGTGTAACGATTGCGATGTTCGCTTTAAATTGGATTTTAGCAATTGTAACTTTAATTACAGTACCTATTATGTTTTACGTTACAAAAAAACTAGTTGCATATAGTGGTAAAAACTTTGCGAAGCGTCAAAAAGATTTAGGTGAATTAAATGGATTTATTGAGGAAGCAATTACAGGTGCGGATGTTACGACGTTGTACGGAAAAGAAAAAGAAACTGTACAAAACTTCAATAAAATTAATGAACAGCTAAGAGTTTCAGCTACGAAGGCTGATACATTTTCAGCTTTTATTTTTCCAAGTATGAACTTTATTAATAACTTAGGTATGGGGCTTGTCATTGGGACTGGATCAGTTATGGTCTTAAACGGAATGACAACAGTAGGTGTTATTGCAGCTTTTATTAATTATTCTCGTCAATTCTCAAGACCGTTAAGTCAATTTGCGACTTTAATGAATACAATTCAAGCGGCAGTTGCTGGTGGAGAACGTGTTTTTGAGATTATGGATGAGGTACCAGAAATTCAAAATAAAAAAGACGCATTTGTTGTACAAAATTTACAAGGGCATGTTGCACTTGAGAATGTTTCATTTGGCTATGCAGAGAATAAAACGATTTTAAAAGAAGTGAGTCTTAAAGCGCAGCCAGGAGAGACAATTGCTTTAGTTGGTCCGACTGGATCAGGGAAAACAACAATCATTAATTTGTTAACTCGCTTTTATGATATACAGCAAGGACAAATTCATATTGATGAAAAAGATATAAAAGATTATGATATTAATTCTTTACGAAGTAAAATAGGAGTAGTTTTACAGGATACGTATTTATTTGCTGGTTCGATTATGGATAATATCCGTTATGGACGCTTAGATGCTACTGATGAAGAAGTCATCACTGCAGCCAAGGCAGCATCTGCACATTCTTTTATTAAGCATTTGCCAAATCAATATGAAACAGAAATTGCTTCAGAAGGATCGAATTTAAGTCAAGGACAAAAACAACTTCTTGCGATTGCACGAGCAATTTTAGCAGATGCAGATATATTAATTCTCGATGAAGCGACATCTAATATTGACACAAGAACAGAATTACAAATACAAGCAGGACTAAATAATTTAATGAGAGGTCGCACAAGTTTTGTGATCGCTCATCGACTTAAAACAATTGAAAAAGCAGATCAAATCCTTGTTATAAAGGATGGAAGAATTTTAGAAAGAGGGGATCACGAATCTCTTATGAAAGATAAAGGATTCTATTTTGATTTGTATACGAGTCAGTTTAAAATATAG